TGAGTTCCCCTAAATAGAAAAAGCCGGTATAATCCGAAATCCGTGCAGCCTGCTGCATGTTATGCGTTACAATAATAATTGTATATTTCTTCTTCAATTCCTCAATCAGTTCCTCGATTTTTGCCGTCGAGATCGGGTCCAGCGCTGATGTGGGCTCATCCATCAGTAGAATATCCGGTTTTATTGCCAGGGCTCTGGCAATACACACCCTCTGCTGCTGTCCACCGGAGAGCATCATGGCGGACTGACCAAGGATATCCCTCACCTCATCCCACAGCGAGGCCTGCCTGAGGCTCTGTTCCACCAGGGCCTCCAGGTCGCTCTTATTTCTCACCCCTGAAAGCCTCGGCCCATAGGCAATATTGTTAAAAATTGACTTCGGAAAGGGATTCGGCTTCTGAAAAACCATGC
This is a stretch of genomic DNA from Syntrophales bacterium. It encodes these proteins:
- the pstB gene encoding phosphate ABC transporter ATP-binding protein PstB — its product is MVRNNSIIKVRNVDFYYGDFKALTDINMDFEENRVTALIGPSGCGKSTLLRLLNRMNDLIDGTRVKGEVLFEDRNIYDPGVDPVEIRRRIGMVFQKPNPFPKSIFNNIAYGPRLSGVRNKSDLEALVEQSLRQASLWDEVRDILGQSAMMLSGGQQQRVCIARALAIKPDILLMDEPTSALDPISTAKIEELIEELKKKYTIIIVTHNMQQAARISDYTGFFYLGELIEYSPTEKLFTAPDVKQTENYITGRFG